From a region of the Candidatus Rhabdochlamydia porcellionis genome:
- the tmk gene encoding dTMP kinase → MQGKGHLITFEGGEGVGKTTLIDALYQYLKNSRQDVIKTRAPGGTKIGQLIREILLNRHQDKMSSLCELFLFLADRSQHVDELILPALKQKKIVLCDRFNDSTIVYQAAGRQQEEKQVEDLCAFSSLHVPVHLTFYLDLDPELALKRVDRMKDRDRIEAESIAFHRKIRQAFHILIEKNPKRFIILDASLDPSEVFEIAKRHLDEFLEAHR, encoded by the coding sequence ATGCAAGGTAAAGGGCATCTAATTACTTTTGAAGGAGGAGAAGGTGTAGGTAAAACAACTCTTATTGATGCTCTCTACCAATACTTGAAAAATAGTAGGCAAGATGTAATTAAGACCCGTGCTCCAGGAGGTACTAAAATTGGGCAGTTGATTCGAGAAATTTTATTGAATCGACACCAAGATAAAATGTCTTCACTGTGTGAATTATTTCTCTTTCTTGCAGACCGCTCTCAACATGTAGATGAACTGATACTTCCTGCTTTAAAACAGAAAAAAATTGTTTTATGCGATCGATTTAATGATTCCACCATTGTCTACCAAGCAGCTGGTAGACAGCAAGAAGAAAAGCAGGTTGAAGATCTCTGCGCATTTTCTTCATTACACGTGCCCGTTCATTTAACTTTTTATTTAGATCTAGACCCAGAGCTAGCTCTAAAGCGTGTAGATCGGATGAAAGATAGAGATCGCATTGAAGCAGAAAGTATCGCATTTCATAGAAAAATTAGACAAGCATTCCATATTCTTATAGAAAAGAATCCCAAACGATTTATCATATTAGACGCTTCGTTAGATCCAAGTGAAGTGTTTGAAATAGCAAAGCGGCACCTTGATGAATTCCTCGAAGCTCACCGGTAA
- a CDS encoding ATP-binding protein, which yields MNSSKLTGNQAAAQIITRMLSNQAVPHALLFHGQNGVGKSILAKEVAEGLMGSSHIEKIRKQIHPDLILLYPEGRSGMYSIEQVRSLVQMVSLPPFEAKVKIFIIHEADKLSAICSNALLKTLEEANSDTYFILLTDEIEKLLETVTSRCYKVRFFPIPSDLIVSFLQEHTTLTKEEARNIADRSQGSLAKAKWLQEIQSEKLQRFLTELFSLNLPQDYSPFIQIMAGVDTLLEDINAEMILEEILEWYRDLHAFKHQASEFYHSNHMQLLVKKSEEPLPTLEKILEAFIQAQTALQRNIKLSIAIENMLLQLAEI from the coding sequence ATGAATTCCTCGAAGCTCACCGGTAATCAAGCAGCAGCGCAGATCATTACGCGTATGCTATCCAATCAAGCTGTTCCGCATGCTCTTTTGTTTCATGGACAAAATGGAGTGGGTAAAAGTATTCTAGCAAAAGAAGTGGCAGAAGGGTTAATGGGAAGCTCCCATATCGAAAAAATTCGGAAGCAAATCCATCCCGATTTAATACTGTTATATCCTGAAGGAAGAAGTGGAATGTATTCGATTGAACAAGTGCGTTCTTTAGTGCAAATGGTTTCACTGCCTCCTTTTGAAGCAAAAGTTAAGATATTTATAATCCATGAAGCTGATAAGCTCTCTGCTATTTGCAGTAATGCTCTTTTAAAAACATTAGAAGAGGCAAATTCTGATACCTATTTTATTTTATTGACCGATGAGATAGAGAAATTACTCGAAACGGTTACCTCGCGTTGTTATAAAGTACGGTTTTTTCCCATTCCCTCTGATTTGATTGTCTCCTTTCTGCAAGAGCATACAACTCTAACAAAAGAAGAGGCTAGGAATATAGCGGATAGATCTCAAGGTTCTTTAGCCAAAGCCAAATGGTTACAAGAGATACAATCAGAAAAACTGCAGAGGTTTTTAACCGAACTCTTTAGTCTAAACCTCCCTCAAGACTATAGTCCATTTATCCAGATTATGGCAGGTGTAGATACTTTGCTAGAAGACATAAACGCAGAGATGATCTTAGAAGAAATCTTAGAGTGGTATAGAGACCTGCATGCGTTTAAGCACCAAGCATCTGAATTTTACCATAGCAATCATATGCAGCTATTAGTTAAAAAATCTGAAGAACCACTGCCTACTCTAGAGAAAATATTAGAAGCATTTATACAAGCTCAAACAGCGCTACAGCGCAATATTAAGCTATCTATTGCCATAGAGAATATGTTGTTACAATTAGCAGAGATCTAG
- a CDS encoding IS630 transposase-related protein, producing the protein MAYSYDLRKKALDYIEKGNSKEEASQIFGVTARSIFNWIKRKEQRRLAPNKTRKRRPNKIEGEKLTLQKLLINLFYKCVVI; encoded by the coding sequence ATGGCATATTCCTATGATTTAAGAAAAAAAGCATTAGACTATATAGAGAAAGGCAATTCAAAAGAAGAAGCAAGTCAAATCTTTGGAGTGACGGCGCGTAGCATATTTAATTGGATCAAGAGAAAAGAACAAAGGCGCTTAGCTCCTAATAAAACAAGAAAAAGACGTCCTAATAAAATTGAAGGAGAAAAGCTAACCTTGCAGAAGCTATTGATCAATCTTTTTTACAAATGTGTAGTTATCTGA
- a CDS encoding NAD(+)/NADH kinase, protein MIIALFPNIHKQLSKDLAIDIREFLNSQNITVVAEDEKAQIIGAIPFSEIDLTTISFMISMGGDGSILKLVHKYTHLDIPVLGINLGHLGFMADVPISDLYPSLQDLIKGSFQVHKRVVIEGKASHKECFAVNDIVIHRGSNRCLVKIAIHIDGIYLNTFEADGIIIATPNGSTAYSLSAGGPIISPDLEALVLTPICPHTISNCPIVLAANQKIQIEYLSKYAPIEIHADGLNYYELKKSEIFEITRSKKNFKLISLPRRDYFSTLRTKLGWSGKLR, encoded by the coding sequence ATGATTATTGCTCTTTTCCCTAATATCCATAAACAACTCTCTAAAGATCTAGCAATCGATATTAGAGAGTTCTTAAATAGCCAGAATATCACTGTGGTTGCAGAAGATGAAAAAGCACAAATTATCGGCGCCATTCCTTTTTCAGAAATAGATCTAACAACAATTTCCTTTATGATTTCCATGGGTGGTGACGGCAGCATATTAAAATTGGTTCATAAATATACACACCTTGATATTCCAGTTTTGGGGATTAATTTGGGACATTTGGGATTTATGGCAGATGTACCGATTTCAGATCTTTATCCCAGTTTACAAGACTTAATTAAGGGCTCTTTCCAAGTACATAAACGAGTCGTCATTGAAGGAAAAGCAAGTCACAAGGAGTGCTTTGCCGTAAATGATATTGTTATACATAGAGGAAGCAATCGCTGCTTAGTAAAAATCGCTATTCATATAGACGGGATATATTTAAATACTTTTGAAGCCGATGGAATCATTATAGCTACTCCAAACGGTTCTACAGCTTATTCTTTATCAGCGGGTGGTCCTATCATTAGCCCTGATCTAGAAGCTTTGGTTTTAACTCCTATCTGCCCCCATACCATTTCAAATTGCCCAATTGTCCTTGCTGCCAATCAAAAGATCCAAATCGAATACTTAAGCAAGTACGCCCCTATTGAAATACATGCAGACGGACTCAATTACTATGAATTAAAAAAATCAGAAATTTTTGAGATCACAAGAAGCAAAAAAAACTTCAAGCTGATAAGTCTTCCAAGAAGAGATTACTTCTCCACACTACGCACTAAACTTGGATGGTCGGGTAAGCTTCGTTAA
- a CDS encoding 1-deoxy-D-xylulose-5-phosphate synthase — translation MSYPLLSQISSPDKIKHFSLDSLKLLAIEIRQKIIDVMAVNGGHLASNLGIVELMIALHYVFNSPSDKFVFDVSHQSYPHKLLTGRYHRFDQVRKFKGLCGFCNPKESKHDHFYAGHAGTALSLGLGVAKNRDVNKRKEHVLPIIGDATLTCGLTLEALNNIPRDLKDFIVVLNDNEMSISENVGAMKYILSRFFNHPRSNKIYHEVESLLSKFPGLGAQLAKQGHKLKESLKNLFSTAPFFEQFHLDYVGPVDGHDINKLISVLEALKNNPHPVLLHILTVKGQGMQTATLNPVSWHGCKPFDKETEKFLTTPSQVSFPQVFGKHILEMAKNDPSLIAVTPAMPTGSCLQEFMKIFPERCLDVGIAEGHAVTFCGGIAYGKKMKVVCSIYATFLQRAFDNLFHDVCLQELPIVFAIDRAGISGPDGSTHHGIYDISFLNAMPNMVICQPRNAQLLKELLESSFSWGLPTAIRYPNMATEETDAALKVRPLGIGEIVVTGSKLAIIAVGHMCYTAIKVREILLPDGIDATIVDPVFLKPLDQDLLYSILAKHTYIVTLEEHSMSGGFASIFNQFIIRNKFYQSQVLNLGIPEAFIEQGSYQDLMQSLNLSPKAIAEQIKKEFFSFSEQLNPSFI, via the coding sequence ATGAGCTATCCTTTGTTAAGTCAGATTTCTTCCCCAGACAAAATTAAACATTTTTCTTTAGATTCCCTTAAATTATTAGCTATAGAAATCAGGCAAAAGATTATTGATGTGATGGCTGTTAACGGAGGACATCTAGCATCTAATCTAGGAATTGTTGAACTCATGATCGCTCTTCATTATGTGTTTAATTCCCCTAGCGATAAATTTGTTTTTGATGTAAGTCATCAATCCTATCCTCATAAGCTTTTAACAGGACGCTATCATAGATTTGATCAGGTACGTAAGTTTAAAGGGTTATGCGGCTTTTGCAATCCTAAAGAATCCAAACACGACCATTTTTATGCAGGTCATGCAGGCACTGCTTTATCTCTTGGTTTAGGCGTTGCAAAAAATCGCGATGTAAATAAGCGCAAAGAGCACGTTCTTCCTATAATAGGCGATGCTACTCTCACCTGTGGCCTTACATTAGAAGCTCTTAACAATATACCTAGGGATTTAAAAGATTTCATCGTGGTTTTAAATGATAATGAAATGTCGATCTCAGAGAATGTAGGAGCAATGAAGTATATTCTGAGTAGGTTTTTTAACCACCCTCGTTCTAATAAAATCTATCATGAAGTAGAATCTTTACTATCTAAATTTCCTGGCTTAGGCGCACAACTTGCCAAACAAGGACATAAACTTAAAGAATCCTTAAAAAATCTCTTTAGCACAGCTCCTTTTTTTGAACAGTTTCACCTTGATTATGTAGGCCCTGTTGATGGGCATGACATTAACAAACTCATCTCGGTCCTTGAAGCGCTTAAAAACAATCCACACCCTGTTTTATTGCATATATTAACGGTAAAAGGCCAAGGCATGCAAACCGCTACTTTGAATCCTGTTTCTTGGCATGGCTGTAAACCTTTTGATAAAGAAACCGAAAAGTTTTTAACTACACCTTCTCAAGTTAGTTTTCCTCAAGTATTTGGAAAACATATCCTTGAAATGGCTAAAAACGATCCAAGTTTAATTGCAGTAACCCCAGCTATGCCAACTGGCTCTTGTTTACAAGAGTTCATGAAAATCTTCCCTGAAAGATGCTTGGATGTAGGTATTGCAGAAGGACATGCTGTTACTTTTTGCGGAGGGATAGCTTATGGAAAAAAAATGAAAGTTGTTTGTTCCATCTACGCAACTTTTTTACAAAGAGCTTTTGATAACCTATTTCACGATGTTTGTCTCCAAGAGCTTCCTATTGTCTTTGCTATCGATAGGGCTGGTATTTCAGGACCAGATGGGTCAACGCACCACGGTATTTATGATATCTCCTTTCTCAACGCTATGCCTAACATGGTGATTTGCCAACCTCGTAATGCTCAGTTATTAAAAGAACTGCTCGAAAGTTCTTTTTCTTGGGGCCTGCCAACAGCTATACGCTATCCAAACATGGCAACAGAAGAAACAGATGCTGCTTTAAAGGTTCGTCCTCTTGGAATTGGCGAAATAGTAGTTACCGGTAGTAAGTTAGCTATTATTGCAGTAGGACATATGTGTTATACCGCTATAAAAGTGCGCGAGATCCTTTTGCCTGATGGCATTGATGCAACTATAGTTGATCCTGTTTTTTTAAAACCACTCGACCAAGATCTTTTATACTCCATTTTAGCTAAACACACTTATATTGTTACCTTGGAAGAACACAGTATGAGTGGAGGGTTTGCTTCTATCTTTAATCAATTTATTATACGTAATAAATTCTATCAATCACAAGTGCTCAATCTAGGAATCCCTGAAGCATTTATCGAGCAAGGAAGCTATCAAGATTTGATGCAAAGCTTAAATCTATCCCCTAAAGCGATCGCAGAACAAATTAAAAAAGAATTTTTTTCTTTTTCCGAACAATTAAACCCTTCCTTTATATGA
- the xseB gene encoding exodeoxyribonuclease VII small subunit, whose amino-acid sequence MKDTSFENSYLRLEEILEQMNSKKVSLEESLALYKEADCLISSCNEKLKKAEQEVEILIKNREGGLVIDQEGKPKTAPFLHTNEHLS is encoded by the coding sequence ATGAAAGATACCTCATTTGAAAATTCATATTTGCGTTTAGAAGAAATTTTAGAACAGATGAATTCTAAAAAAGTTTCCTTAGAAGAGTCCTTAGCTCTTTATAAAGAGGCTGATTGCTTAATCAGTTCTTGTAATGAAAAGTTAAAAAAAGCAGAGCAAGAGGTGGAAATATTAATCAAAAACCGAGAAGGCGGTTTAGTAATAGATCAAGAGGGGAAACCAAAAACAGCTCCTTTTTTACACACTAACGAGCATCTCTCATGA
- the xseA gene encoding exodeoxyribonuclease VII large subunit — MIHCCILQAMEEIFTVSTLTLAIKHTLELNFFSVCIKGEISNFKAQSSGHLYFTLKDSEAQISCVLFRSNTKFLTRLPQNGDQVIVQGELSVYPPRGNYQIIARSLNYMGIGELLIKWHQLKTKLEQLGFFEREKKKPLPKYPKKVGVVTSATGAVIQDILQILKRRAPGLSILLNPVTVQGEIAAKEIAQAIKDFNKHQLADVLIVGRGGGSLEDLWAFNEESVACAIYHSKIPIISAVGHETDTCISDFVADQRAPTPSAAAELVTVGSAQQITYLHTSYMQLKNAITSHLKRCTEKVHFVSNHPFIKNPHAFLEPHFQRVDNYVTDTNRSFTQIIQKKRWQLSLLTSKLHHLRPSYQLQEIKQKIAAIDTLLQQTILHKLYEYKSKLSSLFCYKKIDLRQNQLIYEKKTSLTKVIALLQAADPKYLLTKGYGILFHEKNDSVILSTKEVIPNQQVRLMLQDGQLGLTIHTIKSL, encoded by the coding sequence TTGATCCATTGTTGTATTCTTCAGGCTATGGAAGAGATCTTTACCGTTTCTACGCTCACCTTGGCTATTAAACACACTTTAGAATTAAATTTTTTTTCTGTGTGTATTAAGGGGGAAATTAGCAATTTCAAAGCTCAATCCTCCGGGCATTTGTATTTCACTTTGAAGGATTCAGAAGCACAAATTTCTTGTGTTTTATTTCGTTCTAACACTAAATTTTTAACCCGTCTTCCGCAAAATGGAGATCAGGTGATCGTTCAAGGAGAGCTGAGCGTATATCCTCCTAGAGGTAATTATCAGATTATTGCTCGTAGTTTAAATTACATGGGAATAGGCGAGCTTTTGATAAAATGGCACCAACTGAAAACCAAGTTAGAGCAGTTGGGCTTTTTTGAAAGGGAAAAGAAAAAGCCTTTGCCTAAATATCCTAAGAAGGTTGGAGTTGTTACCTCTGCAACAGGAGCTGTTATTCAAGATATTTTACAAATACTCAAAAGAAGAGCTCCTGGTTTATCTATCCTGTTAAATCCTGTCACTGTACAAGGAGAGATAGCTGCAAAAGAGATTGCTCAAGCTATTAAAGACTTTAATAAACACCAGCTAGCCGATGTTCTGATTGTAGGAAGAGGCGGTGGTAGTTTAGAGGATCTTTGGGCCTTCAATGAAGAGAGCGTAGCTTGCGCTATTTACCATTCTAAGATTCCGATCATCTCTGCAGTTGGCCATGAAACAGATACCTGTATCTCTGATTTTGTAGCAGATCAAAGAGCTCCTACTCCATCTGCTGCGGCTGAACTTGTAACAGTTGGGAGCGCCCAACAGATTACTTATCTTCACACATCCTATATGCAATTAAAGAATGCAATAACTAGCCATCTTAAGAGATGTACAGAGAAAGTGCATTTTGTTTCAAATCATCCTTTCATTAAAAACCCTCATGCTTTTTTGGAACCCCACTTTCAACGTGTAGATAATTATGTAACAGATACGAACCGTTCTTTTACTCAAATCATCCAAAAAAAAAGATGGCAACTCTCTTTATTAACATCCAAGCTACATCACTTAAGACCTAGTTATCAATTACAAGAAATAAAACAGAAAATAGCAGCTATTGACACTCTGCTTCAACAAACCATTTTACATAAACTCTATGAGTATAAAAGTAAATTATCTTCTTTGTTTTGTTATAAAAAAATAGATTTAAGACAAAATCAGTTAATTTACGAAAAAAAAACCTCTCTTACCAAAGTGATTGCTTTATTACAAGCTGCTGACCCTAAATACTTATTAACAAAAGGGTATGGCATTCTCTTTCATGAAAAAAACGATTCGGTTATTCTCTCTACAAAGGAAGTAATTCCTAATCAACAAGTCCGCCTAATGTTACAAGATGGGCAATTAGGTTTAACTATACATACCATTAAATCTCTATGA
- the tpiA gene encoding triose-phosphate isomerase has product MSRVPLIVANWKMYKSVKEAKDFINNLIPLIASSKRRIFIAPSYPAIPVSVKTAGNSSIVIGAQNIHDQIEGAFTGEISAKMVKECGAKFSLIGHSERREYFQESNLLINRKIKTALKEKLIPILCVGETLQEREGGLVEVTLGTQLEECLMALNEEEVKQVVIAYEPVWAIGTGKAATKDEAQEAHGFIRNYIRTSMGKRIADDLPILYGGSVKPENISSLMVEPDIDGALVGGASLDVISFAQIINF; this is encoded by the coding sequence ATGTCGCGCGTACCCCTTATTGTTGCAAATTGGAAGATGTATAAATCTGTTAAAGAAGCAAAAGATTTTATCAATAACTTGATTCCTTTGATTGCATCTTCAAAAAGACGCATTTTTATAGCTCCTTCTTATCCTGCGATTCCAGTGTCTGTGAAGACTGCGGGTAATAGCTCTATTGTGATCGGTGCTCAGAATATCCATGATCAAATAGAAGGTGCATTTACAGGGGAGATCTCTGCAAAAATGGTCAAGGAATGTGGAGCGAAGTTTTCTCTCATTGGTCACTCGGAGCGAAGGGAGTATTTTCAAGAAAGCAATCTATTGATAAACCGCAAGATTAAAACTGCTCTTAAAGAGAAACTTATACCCATTTTATGTGTAGGAGAGACACTTCAAGAAAGGGAAGGAGGTCTGGTAGAGGTTACTTTGGGAACTCAGCTTGAAGAGTGTTTAATGGCTTTAAATGAAGAGGAAGTAAAACAAGTTGTGATTGCTTATGAACCCGTTTGGGCTATTGGTACTGGTAAAGCGGCAACCAAAGATGAAGCACAAGAAGCGCATGGATTCATACGTAATTATATTCGAACTTCGATGGGAAAAAGGATCGCCGATGATTTACCCATATTGTATGGGGGGTCGGTAAAACCAGAAAATATATCGAGTTTAATGGTAGAACCTGATATTGATGGAGCGCTTGTTGGAGGGGCTTCTTTAGATGTGATCTCATTTGCTCAGATTATTAATTTTTAG
- the secG gene encoding preprotein translocase subunit SecG, whose translation MTFVFYLMIFLFILLCAVLCLVVLVQESKSLGLGASFGGDPGDSLFGTSTADVLKKFTAYLGIIFIISCVVLSLWTGALSRRASLNPTVIEEVQH comes from the coding sequence ATGACTTTTGTTTTTTATCTTATGATTTTTTTATTTATCTTGCTCTGCGCTGTTTTATGTCTTGTAGTATTAGTGCAAGAGAGCAAAAGTTTAGGTTTAGGAGCTTCTTTTGGAGGAGACCCTGGAGATTCTTTGTTTGGTACATCTACAGCGGATGTTTTAAAGAAGTTTACAGCTTATTTAGGGATTATCTTTATTATTTCATGCGTAGTACTGTCTCTATGGACTGGAGCTTTAAGTCGCAGAGCCTCTTTAAATCCTACTGTAATTGAAGAAGTGCAGCATTGA
- the def gene encoding peptide deformylase, with amino-acid sequence MSVSLRYYGDPILRKICKPITVITNEIRQLTQSMIAIMDEHDGIGLAAPQVGHDIRLFVLRNYIELENSKWKLSEPKVYINPKLSFPRKNQEEKEEGCLSIPKIFCKITRADFVVIKALDLNGNPFTEKIDGYNARVRIHENDHLNGVLFIDHLDAKMRKEIKPLLKEIKKEHPSI; translated from the coding sequence ATGTCGGTTTCTCTTCGCTATTATGGCGATCCTATTTTAAGAAAGATCTGTAAACCAATTACTGTAATCACAAATGAAATTAGGCAGCTGACGCAAAGTATGATTGCGATCATGGACGAACATGATGGAATTGGTTTAGCAGCTCCTCAAGTAGGGCATGATATTCGTTTGTTTGTTCTGCGCAATTATATCGAGTTAGAAAATAGTAAATGGAAGCTATCTGAACCTAAAGTGTATATCAATCCAAAGTTATCCTTTCCTAGAAAAAATCAAGAAGAAAAAGAAGAAGGATGCCTTTCTATTCCTAAGATTTTCTGTAAAATCACAAGAGCTGATTTTGTAGTTATAAAAGCTTTAGATCTCAATGGGAATCCTTTTACAGAAAAAATAGATGGTTATAATGCACGTGTGCGTATTCATGAAAATGATCACCTTAACGGTGTGCTTTTTATCGATCATCTGGATGCAAAAATGCGTAAGGAAATCAAACCTCTTCTTAAAGAGATTAAGAAAGAACACCCGTCTATTTAA
- a CDS encoding LPS-assembly protein LptD: protein MYFLLIFSLCFLSVLATEPDLSCFESSCSELDDLTIDLKNPSFSNGVLSTEEGGVAKARGIRIQAKKMIYINKTENGIFIQKILAEGDLMLELGNRVFVGSQLEYDFIHHRGTVICGKTFVDMWFLGGDRIELLEDGTFSITNAFVTTCENQDTDWDLQANTATITKNHLLSAKNIHFRLFKVPLFWLPLFKSNLKAFQNSPIRYKVVWDKILGPRLTTRYRFFSWKDIDCFFRLDYRIKRGFGAALETEYLSQDKRTIFVTRSYGAHDKSFPYEKGPHRYRLQGLYHYLSEDQKTQVHLTYDKLSDSQMVGDFKSEDFEINTQQRTLLTISREFNQAFLNFNLQPRINPFQSIDQELPFFFFGIRPFTLGSSGIISINNFNGGFLDYVYTNPLRFQLDALHLSAQTRAGRVQAYHELYRPFSIGPFMVTPNIGATGIFYSNNSSDQAVIQATAFYGLEAHTRLVAPYSCIRHVIEPYAHIQGYTRPVLDLNKHFYFDIDDGYTQLNQLRVGIRNDLIQPITSYFAPTFTSDIYTYGFFGKHAFDRNFPKGYLSLGCNFSSIALKTTIARNFENQVWDFVNISAEWTLNEDLALAAEFRHRSAFDWRKASHKNFLLDVARPISELLDTSLSDRRNTILSRGYLRLGPKWSCLVQTKHGWGRKSEPSYHAGKIDLFTMLTCSWQLRLSYERLPNDNRFTTAISLFK, encoded by the coding sequence ATGTATTTTTTGCTGATTTTTTCTCTCTGCTTCTTAAGCGTCCTGGCTACTGAACCAGATTTATCTTGTTTTGAAAGTAGCTGTTCTGAATTAGATGATCTAACTATCGATTTAAAAAACCCTAGTTTTTCTAATGGAGTTCTTTCTACAGAAGAAGGAGGAGTGGCTAAAGCCAGAGGTATACGGATTCAAGCTAAAAAAATGATTTATATCAATAAAACGGAAAATGGAATTTTTATACAAAAAATTCTAGCAGAAGGCGATTTAATGCTAGAACTAGGTAATCGTGTATTTGTAGGATCTCAGTTAGAATACGATTTTATTCACCATAGAGGAACTGTTATCTGTGGCAAAACCTTCGTAGATATGTGGTTTCTAGGAGGAGATAGAATTGAGCTTCTAGAAGATGGAACTTTCTCTATCACAAATGCTTTTGTAACTACATGTGAAAATCAAGACACCGATTGGGATCTACAAGCAAATACAGCTACTATTACAAAAAATCATCTATTATCTGCAAAAAATATTCATTTTCGACTTTTTAAAGTCCCACTTTTCTGGCTCCCTCTATTTAAAAGCAACTTAAAAGCGTTTCAGAACTCTCCCATTCGCTATAAGGTGGTATGGGATAAAATTTTAGGACCAAGGCTAACTACGCGCTATCGATTTTTTTCGTGGAAGGATATAGATTGCTTCTTTCGCTTGGATTATCGAATAAAAAGAGGGTTTGGAGCAGCTTTAGAAACAGAGTATCTCTCTCAAGACAAGCGTACTATTTTTGTTACACGTAGCTACGGAGCTCATGATAAAAGTTTTCCTTATGAAAAAGGCCCTCACAGGTATCGCTTACAGGGTTTATATCATTACTTAAGCGAAGATCAAAAAACACAAGTGCATCTTACTTACGACAAATTAAGCGATTCGCAAATGGTAGGTGATTTTAAAAGTGAAGATTTTGAAATCAATACACAACAGCGCACTCTCTTAACCATTTCTAGAGAATTTAACCAAGCTTTTCTAAATTTCAATCTACAACCACGTATTAATCCCTTTCAAAGTATTGATCAAGAACTCCCTTTTTTCTTTTTTGGTATACGTCCCTTTACTTTAGGCTCTTCTGGAATTATCTCTATTAATAATTTTAATGGAGGATTTCTTGATTACGTATACACTAATCCATTAAGGTTTCAATTAGATGCTTTACACTTATCCGCGCAAACACGTGCAGGTAGAGTGCAAGCTTATCATGAACTCTATCGCCCGTTTTCTATTGGCCCTTTCATGGTAACACCCAATATAGGAGCAACTGGAATTTTTTACAGCAATAACTCCTCTGATCAAGCGGTAATACAGGCTACCGCTTTTTATGGATTAGAAGCTCATACCCGCCTTGTTGCTCCCTACTCTTGTATAAGACATGTGATTGAACCCTATGCACATATACAAGGATATACTCGTCCAGTTTTGGACTTAAATAAACACTTCTATTTTGACATAGATGATGGCTATACTCAGCTCAATCAACTACGTGTTGGTATACGCAATGATTTAATCCAGCCTATTACTTCTTATTTCGCGCCTACTTTTACCAGTGATATTTACACTTATGGTTTTTTTGGGAAACATGCCTTTGATAGAAATTTTCCAAAAGGATATTTATCTCTTGGCTGCAATTTTTCTTCTATTGCTTTAAAAACTACCATTGCAAGAAATTTTGAAAATCAAGTTTGGGATTTTGTCAATATATCTGCGGAATGGACATTAAATGAAGATTTAGCACTTGCTGCAGAATTTCGCCATCGAAGCGCTTTTGACTGGCGCAAAGCCAGCCATAAAAACTTTTTACTAGATGTTGCAAGACCTATCTCGGAGCTTTTAGATACTTCTCTTTCCGATCGGCGCAATACAATTCTATCTCGTGGATACCTTCGCCTTGGCCCTAAGTGGAGTTGCCTTGTCCAAACAAAACATGGATGGGGGAGGAAAAGTGAACCAAGCTATCATGCAGGAAAAATTGATCTTTTCACTATGCTTACCTGTAGCTGGCAATTAAGGCTATCTTATGAACGTTTGCCTAATGACAATCGCTTTACAACTGCTATATCCTTGTTTAAATAG